The region ATCATGTTCCATTCATGTACAGAACTAAAtacaagaagaaaagaagagggggaaaaaaactgacaggCTGAGCATTCCCTGGCTTTTAGGATGAAGAGTGCACATGCCTGAATAAACAGGCACAACAACATTAGAGGCTGCGCTGAGTATTTTTACTTGTTTAGTAGTCGATCTCTTCACTTaacagaaaaagttcaaatatgcCGCTAAGGAAGGTGCAActtggaaattattattatgtagaATCTGGAGATGAGTGTTTTGGCCCTAACTACAAGGGGGGAAAGGACAGAAAAGTTCACAACCATGATCTCCCTGAGACTTTACAACCACCCAAAAATCCTAAACCAGTCAAAGCGGCTGGTCCTAAACTTGTCATTTAGGGAGCTCCAAGTCCAATTTTAGCATTAGTTTGATCCCACTTCTTAAATTATTGCTGACTCTTTTTCCTCCCTGATACCTGACCAGGAATGATAGCGAGGTCACAGCTGCGTCTCTCGAGTTTGGCAGCGGCTGTGCAGGCTCTGGAAGTGCGCCTCCCTCAGGATGCGGTTGATGTGCAGGTAGGAGGCGGGCGGTTCGCACGAGTCGCCGGAGCTGAGAGGGCTGCAGGGGCCCGCGGCGCAGCGGCTGCCGCTGCAGCTGCCGGACGCGTGCTCCGGACTGCTGAGGTTGCTGGAGCTGTTGGACCACTGAAACGACAAAGTATCCTCGTCAATCAAGTATTCTGAGCGGTGTCACACTCATTGACAGATTCAGACAGAGAGTGAGAGGGAGaaagatctttttttaatttttaaaaaaatgtttcaatggAAAGACGCGCAGAATAAAAACCTGAATTTCGTTTGGACCCCACCTTTTTGGTAGACGCCGTGGAGACGACCCATGCTGTGCCAAAGTAATtacccccagaaaaaaaaaacgccggcATTGAGACTGACTCCGATAATGACGAGGGGGAACCTGGCATGTTTGATGGAGAAATTGCTGAGCTGTTCAATTCGGATAGAGAAGATGAAGACTTTGATAGATTTGTGGATGAAAACTGATCAAACGATAGCGTGAATACATTGTTAAATTACTGAATAAAGTAGAACCAAACTCACTGTTTTGCTCCTGTTGTGTTGCTCCCGCAACCTGTTTTAGCAAGCATGCACCCAATAACGCGGTGCGCTTTATGTGGGTTACATTaaatatcgcccagccctatttcactatctgccaaactgctttTTGTGAAGTTCGCTGCAAATATATAGGGCTCGTTTCTTAAGTGTCTGCTCACAAGTctaggcaaaaaaaatgaataattgacAAAATGACAGTTTTAAAGTACTTAGTAGTGGTTATTTTTCAATCACCCAAAGCTCTTCCTTATATTCTAGCTACTTTGCCTTTCAgctcaacacatttttttcctttgtcaCAGTGTGTGTGCGAGAGAGTGCGAGTGCGTGagtgcaagagagagagagagagagagagagagagagagagagagagagagagagagacagagagagagacagagagagagacagagagagagacagagagagacagagagagagagacagagagagagagagagagagagagagagagagagacagagagacagagagagagagagagagagagacagagagagagagacagagagagagagagacagagagagagagagagagagagagagagagagggcgtAGTCAAGCTTGAGTACAGAATCAATTATGAAGGGTACCTTACCTCTGAGTCCCAGGCATCCCGTCCCGGCTCGGGGGAGAGTGGGTGAGCTTGGTTTGGCCGTTTGGCTTGAGGTACCAGATGGCCACTCTCATCACCACCGCTGTGCTGCCTTTtcctgtgtaaaaaaacaaacaattcacaAATGAACACAACATTAAATGTAACAGTAAAATGCATTATGATCAGCTTTACAGACGCCACGTCTATGTGTGTATCTTAGCAGGTAATGGCGTTCATATTGAGTCTGCACTTTTTCTTATCACTTGCTTATCAATGCTAACACGAATAATGACCTCCAGGCTGCCATCACTGTCAGCTGGTCACGTTAACTGGCGAGCTTCTAGTAATTATTCTAGCACCAAACAAATCACTCACCTGCTTTCGGTCAACATGTGATGACCATAAATGCATCAATGTCGATGAATTCCTTTAAGATTCTCCCTCTATGTCCAAGAACCTCGCTAGCAGTTAGCTTGCATTTGCCAGCTATTTGCAAGCTTACCTAGCTGAGTGGCTAATTGGGTTTTAAGTGATGAAATTAGCCATTGCTACTAGAGAGAAAATATTGCAATATAGATATGTGTGTATGGATACAAATTTTGCAGCTACTTTACATCACCTAATGGTTAAATGGTGTACAGTATCAGTATCAGTACAAGATGTACAAGTCAAGCCCTCTTTCTTGTTCGTCATACACAAGCTAATAACGTTAGCCTTTAGTTCGCTGATAAGCTCAAAGTAGACACCTaaagttcatatttttaaaaacgatTTAAACGTCTTTCCTGGTTGTGTTAAAATTCCTACACATCTGATTAAAGTACTACTATCAAAAAGCTTTTCGTGTTTAGAAGTTTTAAAACCCAACAGCTAACACGTCGTTAGCAGCCGCCGGCCGCTGCGCTTGTGTTTACATGCTACTACGCCTGCGCAGAGACCTTCACGGACGCATTTAAGAGATGTTGGAAAAATCTAAACTCCGTTTGGTGTCCTGCATTTTGTGTTCttaaataaatttataatagcaaacaaaaaaaacattgtaatagTGATTGAAAatagttaaacattttgttttagctTTCAAAAAGCATTTCATACCATATTTGATTTCTGATTATTACTGTGACGGATTTAGTACATCGTCAGAATAACTTGAAGGCAACATTAAGTACAGCACAGGAGTGCGCGAGCCCAGCAGCAACCaattaattaaatcaattttatACCACTTATTCTTGagcatttatattaattttaagatATAAAGGACGCGGTTTAACATTGAGTTTATGCTTATTTGAGGGGTGAGGGAATAAAAGGTATCCAAAAGATGTTGCTGTTTACAAAAGCATCTGCTTTATATACGCAGCCGTCGCTGTTCTActcattttattacatttaaacaAATCCTCATCATGCGTTTTGAACCACACtaagtcaataataataataataataataataataataataataataataataataataataataataataaatggtcgTAATATTGATAAGAAATGAGTGAAAATCtctaaaacaaaatttttttttacgtcatttAAAACCCGGAAGTGACCAACCAATGACGTGAATACACAGCAAAACAGAACACCGCCCCCTTCTCCTATGAGTCAAGGGAAAGGACGCAGGGGAGATTAACAAGAAACCTCAGCGGCATCGGCGCCAcacttattattatcatttatttaaaaatagataatCGACAATGGGCAGTACCGACTCAAAACTGAACTTCAGGAAAGCAGTGATTCAGCTGACAACCAAAACGCAGGTTAGACGCTATTTGTGCAAATGTAAGCGACGAGCGCATAATAATCAGACAACGCGTTCGCAACACACTGTCCCTTGTTGCATTTAAccatgtaaaataaatcctttggCGTTTCCCGATTGAAAGACCGCAttcaccgaaatgaaaatgcgTCACGTTACCAGCATGGCGATAATGTCATATAATGCCATGCAAAATGTTTCAACAAAATTATGGCCTGGTTAAATCAAAGCTGCATGGTGTTGACAAGGATGCGGCAGGTGCACGGTGTTTACATTGTCATCATCACTCACTGGACATGCTACACAATAGACACGCAGTGATGCCTACAATGTACTGCCATCAGTGCCATGCCACACCAGTGTCTACATTTCTGTTTATTTAACATTTCCTAATGTTTTGCAGCCAGTAGAAGCCACAGATGATGCCTTCTGGGACATGTTCTGGACGGACAGCACCACCACAGTCCAAGACGTCTTCGCACTGGTTCCAGCTGCAGAGATCAGGGCTCTAAGAGAGGAGTCACCTTCCAATTTAGCCACCCTGTGCTATAAGGTAAACACAACATGCAAATTGTTGGCTTTGCCTGACTTTTTGGAAAGTGTGTCACGGTCCAATGCTTCCGAACAATGTTACGCTCTCAGATGTGGAAAGAAGTGAGTCACTTCCCTTCTCCTGCTTTCTTTTCCGCTTCCTGGCTCCTGCCTGTGGCCGCTACAAAGAATTGGTCGATAATACAATACAACCTACTTGCTCATGAAGTGTACAGCGAGTACCAGGATCTAAAAGTGGTACAAACCAAGAATGCAACAcaataacaatgaaaaaaaaatctctctggtctgttgaaataaaaaatgatcaccTGGTGTGATTGTAAAATATATAGTGTGTTTTTAAAGCATCCTTAATTCTATACCCTAAActtcagctttacagatgccacaTCCATTGTGTGCATCTCGACAAGAAAGGGAAGtaattgtagtttttattttgtcttcaatggagagaaaaaagaggGAATTTTGGTATGTCATTCATAAAATCATCGGGGCATGGCGTCAAATAGATGAGGAAGGGTAGAAGTTGGCGGAATTGTACCTTCTCGTTTCCAGGAAAGTTTACTTAACCAAACTTAGCGATTACCAGGCATTTTAATGGTAAGTCATTTATctaataaatattacatttgtaaaacCGTATGGtactaaaaatacattaaaatcaaataatgaCAGTAGAATATAAATTATcattcaataaaaatacatttaaaatgtgttaaagtGCTCCACCTTAAACTTTGACAGTTTAgtaagtactgtatatacatatacaagaTTGAACACTTTGAACTGGAGAAAAGGTTTAGTATTCCATGAAGTGCAGCGGAAATAAATAAGAGAGGTTTCCGCAAGAATCACGCATGCCATGTATGTTTTGTGGCACTGGTCAGGCTGTGGAGAAACTGGTGCAGGGCGCCGACTCCGGCTGCCCCAGTGAGAGGGAGAAGCAGGTGGTCCTGAACTGCATTCGTATCCTGACCCGCATCCTCCCCTACATCTTTGAGGACCAGGACTGGAGAGGTTTCTTCTGGTCCACCGTGCCCGGTGCCGGCCGGGCCGGGgtgagtggaaaaaaacacaagttgtCGTGTGAGGATACGCTTGGCTTGCGTCACTCCGATGATGACATGGAATGAACGGTGAACGATGTTTCCTCATTCCAGATGTGGGAGTGATGATattgtttctttattttgacAGTGTAAAGCCCGCCACACATTTTTGTTACATGGTGACtattagcagttttttttctccaatatttttaaataataatacaaaactgttcaattgtatgtttttatgtgtGTCAACTGTATGTATATTCTCTCTGGAAAGTTTGAAAAtgacaaggttttttttttgtaggcagAGGAGCTGGACGACGACGAAGGCGCTCGCCCCCTGGCCGAGTCGCTCCTCCTGGCCATCGCCGACTTGCTCTTTTGTCCCGACTTCACCGTGCACAGCCACAGAAGAGGCCCCGTAAGTCCTCTGTTGCTACTCGCTTCTGATGACCATGAACAGTGAACACGGATCGGATTttactgtgtatttttattttgtcctcaACGTTTCCTCCTTCCTGCCGCAAATCTACCCCACTAAACCTGTTGCCCGAGTTggcttgaaaaataaaaacagagcgTGATGACCCTGTCAATCATAACAGGAAAAGCGCTTTGTAACTAATGGGCCTAAAGGAATGTTGCAGGTCTGACTCAATGTGTTTTGGCTCTGATTCATGGAGTCATTATTTCGCCGAGTGTGATCGTCTTGGTGGAAAATGATTGCTTAACTGACGCTAATATCAGCGCCTGCAGGTCACACTTTGATTGGCTAGATAGAAGGTTTGAATTCAAAATTGGTACTTTTATGCTAATTAGAATTAGTGATAGACAGATATGTTTTAttcagggctgataccgattattaagACAAGGAGGCcagataaccgatatttcaagtcgatattcatttgcagtaaaagaaaaaatatttgcgtcagattgaacaacaaaatcaggttgaaaatattggaaagtccaaatttctcaagagcatatatatatatgtatatggagtagacagctttgtttaaaaatgatcacatttgcAGGGAGGTTCCCGGGTCATCACCATGTGTtaatctaaaattaaaaaagtaaaagacttcctaaagttttctactgtcgctaaatttttcccaaaaatgttcGTAATAGGGTTCAAAAGATcctcgcagacagtgaaaatttgtctgaacatgttaaaaatgtatttgcaacaACCAACAACTGTCCGTGGaaatcttacaaatcctgatgaaaagccAAAATTCGCTACATTCGCAAGCATTTACCACTCGGTGAAATGCCAACTTTAATGGCCTTCAtattcgtaaaaaggccgatgccgatatttgtcgcaccgataatcggcctaGACGATAATCGGCCTAGACGATAATCGGCCTAGACgataattggtctatccctaattaAGATAGCGTCACAATGCCACCaaatatctatccatccatccatccatccattttcgtaaccgtttgtcctcacaagggtcacggggagcgctggagcctatcccagctgccttcgggcagtaggcggggtacaccctgaactggttgccagccaatcgcagggcaccaaatatatatattttaaattttaaagttaCCACAGgctttttcctggctcaaaatgaggcagaggtggtatcatcctgactatgatgggtgacactgactaccgataccaggtgtcGGTGCCAATACCAATTATTTTACTACTACTACGTTCTTGCGGCTGTGACCTataccattatcggccgccctcctgcagccattttacaatcagggactagaactaagaaattatatgaatacaaagttgccattattttttgccattttttaactacaatcatttgaaattcatccactagtacatattaaattgtaattatagttcagcgttgttataaaacactattatgtttattgtatataccgtgtttttatgactttggcaatGACTGGAGcgcgccacctctgcctcacaaccaggaaatgggcgtgcGCGACGCTTGATCCATGAACTGTTTCCTCATCGGtacatttaaagttaaaaaagaaaaagaaaaaaagaaagctgtttcttcttcggttgttgcttcaggtctttccggtgAACTGCTCTTGTTATAGTGCCTCCCTAATGGcacaacactgcaactgcagttaaaatgcgttgctgctgagctcaatcaacacactgtgttgagcgatatcagtggctcaggAGGTTGCGATCAAATAAGGTGGAGATGgcctgaattttgtacacaggaaagaCCTTGCAacagtaaataaattaataatgctCACTCAAaagtcatttatatttataatttttttactcgAGTGAGTAAACTGGAAACACTAATCCATTCCATTCAATCCATTATCCAATTATAATTTTGGCTGATACAATTTGATGTGAATGTGTGTTGCAGGACTCAGTGGAGAGCATGCACTCCATAGACAGCTGCGAATACATCTGGGAAGCGGGAGTGGGCTTCGCGCAGTCCCCTCCTCTCAACTACATCCATGATTTGAATCGGTGAGTCCGACTTCTCCTTGTGCTTCGTTCATCTTGTCGGACTCACTTTTGACTTATTCATGTTGGTTGTATTTGATGGCGGCCAGCACGGAGCTGCTGAGGTTGTTGCTCACCTGCTTCTCCGAGGTCATGTACCTGCCAGCCTCGACGGACAACCACATCCTCAACCCTTGGGTGACCTTCTTCTGCTCCACCGAGAATCGGTGAGCCGACAGGTGCTATGTGTGTGTTCTCATCCCTATATGCAAGTGGTGGGCCAAACATTGAGTACTTGGGCCTTACGCAACCTAATCCACATACTATCATGTTGCAGATGTAGAAACCAAGAGTACACAAAACCACCATCTACCAGCTGTGCCATCAACGGTACATCATCTGGAGCTATATGCAATACATTCAATATATAAAACATGACaatcatgaagaaaaaaaaaaaggaaagcacaTTCTACTAACCAGAGGACAGATTTGCATTGACGCACGAAATGATGATGTGCTaactgttaattttttttacaattacattATTACTGGTTGTTTACAAAGTactatacaaagctgttttgtttgtttgtttgttttttacaaaaactaTGGTTACGGGTTCTTGTAGGGTTCCACTATATGGTGTACAGACTAAGCTTCAAAAAGTGAAATCCGTGAGCATTTGCCCATGCAAGGGTTGTAACTGCCAAGAATAGCTCTAATATGGCGGCAAAAGACTTTTGTCTATTAGACAAGGTTATGGCCTGACGAAATGAAACTCCTCGCCGAACTTCAACTTGCTTTCTTGGAATGtgagtggttgagggatggtggacccaaatgcagggaaacaggaatcaagtgcaatgcgtgGAACTTTAATTTACCATTGGGAAAAAGGTGAGCAGAtaaccatgactggacaggacatgagtagactggtcgccttgacaggacgtgactggtctggtcgccatgactggacaggacgtgaatAGACTGATCACCATGACTGGATTAGAGAGTGACGTGACAGAACTGATTTGACTGGGCTATGGCTtcttgactgtgacgaggacgacttggctaggtgtgacgaggacgacttggctagctgtgacgaggacgacttggctagctgtgactagaacgacttggctagctgtgaggAGGACGATTTGGCTacctgtgacgaagacgacttggttagctgtgacgaggacgacttggttagctgtgacgaggacgacttggttagctgtgacatcgacgacttggttagctgtgacgaggacgacttggctagctgtgacgaagacgattTGGCTAGCTGTGACAAGTATGAAGTGGTTAGCTGTGACTAGggcgacttggctagctgtgacgaggacgacttagctagctgtgacgaggacgacttggttaggacgacttggctagctgtgacaaGGACGACTTTGCTAGCTGTGACCAGGATGACTTGGtcagctgtgacgaggacgacttggttagggCGACTTGGCTAGGTATGACAAGGAcaacttggctagctgtgacgatgacgtcTTGGTTAGGGCGACTTGGtcagctgtgacgaggacgacttggttagctgtgacgaggacgacttggctagctgtgactagaacgacttggctagctgtgacgaggacgacttggctgcctgtgacgaagacgacctggttagctgtgacgaggacgacttggctagctgtgacgaagacgattTGGCTACGTGTGACAAGTATGAAGTGGTTAGCTGTGActaggacgacttggctagctgtgacgaggacgacttggctagctgtgacgaagacgattTGGCTACGTGTGACAAGTATGAagtggttagctgtgacgaggaccacttggttagctgtgatgaggatgacttggctagctgtgactaGAACGACTTGGCTAggtgtgacgaggacgacttggctagctgtgacaaagacgacttggctagctgtgactagaacgacttggctagctgtgacgaggacgacttggctgcctGTGACGAAGACgtcttggttagctgtgacgaggacgacttggctagctgtgacgaagacgattTGGCTACGTGTGACAAGTATGAagtggttagctgtgacgaggaccacttggttagctgtgatgaggatgacttggctagctgtgactaGAACGTCTTGGCTAggtgtgacgaggacgacttggctagctgtgacaaagacgacttggctagctgtgactagaacgacttggctagctgtgacgaggacgacttggctgcctgtgacgaagacgacttggttagctgtgacgaggtcgacttggctagctgtgacgaagacgattTGGCTACGTGTGACAAGTATGAAGTGGTTAGCTGTGActaggacgacttggctagctgtgacgaggacgacttggctagctgtggcgatgacgacttggctgtgactaagacTATACAcacgaacttccacacataacataggaaatgcacccacaccgagTATACAAACTCAACAGACTAattacactaacactaatgagacatGTCAACACCTGGAGAAGGGATgaccaggaacacaagacaaaaaacaccaaccacagacaaaaacaacaagaacacccacaacaaacaaaaacccaacccccacagaaccgaaacatagTAGATTAGTACACATACATACAGGAAGCCATGCAGCCAATATAAATATGATGAAATTAAAGATTAGACTGTTGGGAAATACATATTAGAATTAAGGTTGTATAGGTCAGTGCTTCTGATAAGAGTTTGACCAGAAGTCAAACCACAGCCACAGCATCTAAACAATCCAATCATTTTACActgctgttgtttttccttgcAGTCATGCTTTGCCGCTGTTCACTTCATTGCTCAACGTGATAAGCGCTTACGACCCGGTGGGCTACGGCATCCCGTACAACCACCTGCTGTTCTCCGACTACCGTGAGCAGCTGGTGGAGCAGGCCGTCCAGATCCTCATTGTGACTCTGGAGCACGACGGAGGGCCTTCCCACTGCCCGTCGTCTGCGTCCAGCGTGGAGGAACACGAGGTTTGCCAACAAACACAACCGCCGATCGTTTATGGGTGTCGATGATTCACTTGAATAATTATTCCCTCCCTCTGCGCAGTCCACCGGCCCCGAAAACCTGTTTGTGAATTATTTGTCGAGGGTTCACAGAGAGGAGGTATGACCCAGACAACATCGCTGAGGTTACACGAGGATCTTGTGACTGAGGGTTTTGTTTGTGTTCCATTCAGGATTTTGACTTTGTGCTGAAAGGCTTGGCTCGTCTCCTCACGAACCCTTTGACTCAAACGTACCTGCCGAATTCCACCAAAAAGATCCAGTTCCACCAGGAGCTCCTGGTGCTCTTCTGGAAGCTCTGTGACTTCAATAAGGTAG is a window of Vanacampus margaritifer isolate UIUO_Vmar chromosome 2, RoL_Vmar_1.0, whole genome shotgun sequence DNA encoding:
- the LOC144042639 gene encoding uncharacterized protein LOC144042639, producing MLTESRKRQHSGGDESGHLVPQAKRPNQAHPLSPEPGRDAWDSEWSNSSSNLSSPEHASGSCSGSRCAAGPCSPLSSGDSCEPPASYLHINRILREAHFQSLHSRCQTRETQL